The genomic interval CGTCAAATGGGTGCGACGACTGCTACTCTGTAGTCGGCTTTTGGCCTTGTATCGAGAGATTCTGACATCACAATATAGCGTTGTTCTTGTGTTGGACTGTATTGATGTCGTGGTTAGTGGGGCGCTGTAAGGGCCAGGTGAAGAACGTGAGGCGACACTAGTGTTCATATACCACATCTTCGATCTTGTGACCATTCTATATAGGGCAGTCCATCTGATACAGGCGATGGATCTGAAGATCGAGTGACGATGAGCCCGACGAGTTCGGCATGCGCGATGTGACGAACGTTGGCGAGTCCGGTTGCGATCTCTCTGAAGAGATTCGTTAAGCCCGAACATGCTGGAAGTGGTTCGAGGCCAATAGGATGACAGCTAATACCAGAGCTTCTACCAGAGGAAAACTACTCAAGGTATTAGCAGAGAGTGGGCGAACTGTCGACGTTGCGTGTTTAACAGATCTCATGGGAACGAcactacgagtacgagtcccggtacagtatgtacagtacatacactaCACCGGTATATCAGTGCGCGACTTGTAAGAGAGATGGCAAaagtctacaagtagaacgTACCGTAGCTCACGTACCGTAGCTCCTCACGTACCGTAGCTCATCTTGCACCGTAGCTCATCTTGCACCGTAGCTCATCCTTCACCCTTGTATTCACCTCTTGTATCCACTTGTATCCACTTGTATCCACATGTATCCACATGTATCCACTTGTATCCACCTTGTATCCTTTTTACAGTAGACAtctgtatatataaaatgATCAATGAAGGCCAATACTGCGTCATCTGGAGTGTCCGACTGTGCTTTGTCCGACTGTGCTTTGTCCGACTGTGCTTTGTCCGACTGTGCTTTGTCCGACTGTGCTTTGTCCGACCGCGTTTTGTCTAACGGGTATTGTCTAACCTCTATATCTTCGCTTGTATCTTCGCTTGTGACCCCTGGCACAAAGATATCACATCACACAAGGACGATGCATGGACGATACAAGGATGATACAAGGACGATACAAGGACGATACAAGGACAATACAAGGACGAAAACAATGTATGCTCGATACATGAACCGGTACGATACCGTAATAGTGCACCCACAAAGGGCCCATACAGTTTCCGTGTTGGTCCTGTTGCAGAGACAAGGAAGCTGCAAGTTGCAGGGTGCGAGGTCCGGAAGGAGTTGAGGGTTGAGAGGGTCAGAGAGGGTCAGAGAGGGTCAAAGAGGGTCAAGGAGGGTCAAGGGGGGTCAAGGGGGGTCAAGGAGGGTTAAAAGAGGGTCCAAATCAGATGCCAATGTCGAGATGATTCCATTGTTGTTATGAGGTCTCCATTTTCCCAATTTTCCCAATTTTCCCAATTTTCCCTAAATTCCCCATTTTCCCATTTCGTCCATCCCAAATCCACCCTCTCCACTCCAGCCCCCAAACACCACGACCACCACGGAACCGTTGCTGCTGAACACAGACAGACGCCGTAGAAACACCGCAGCAAGAGCAATCGCTCGAGGCACACCGaaagtactgtatggtGCAAGGTAacttgtgtctgtgtagTGTCACAGAAGTCCCGCATTTGTACCCTCCCGCAATTGTACTCGAGCTCGTGCTGCTTGCGCCACTTCCGCCACACACCTAATGTCACCATCCGCACTACCTACCACCCACAGCCGACCGTCTGGTGCTCTTGCCACAACCAGCGTCTTGTGTGTGGGGAGAGGGAGGGGCAAGGGGAACTCAATCTATACGAGTATCAACATACAGTATAGAGATCGAGCGGTGGGTGGTACGTTATGTCGACAATGCTCTGTTTGTGCTGGAAACGACTTGTTTGTGCTGGAAATGAGCTGTTCATGTCAGATCCCTATTGTGCTCACGAATCCGGCGCATGGCCTGATGGTCGGCACAATCAAGGTGGCCCGACTGGAGTGCATGCGTATATTGGTTTCGGACCCGCGTATACGAGCCCAGATGAGCTGCACTGCGAGGTAAAGACAGAGCAATACGAGACAAGGAGCAGAGGgaaagagaaagaaagaaatGGGAGAGAACAAGGCTGCCGCAACAAGCACATTTGCAGATGACAAATGGGACCATATCTTTCGCCTCACCAGTCGGCCGTCTTTGTTGTTCGCATAGCCGAAAGCTAGCTGCGCCAGAGTGGTTGGATATGGTGCGTTAGGTCTAACCTAGTGGTGGGCCGTGTTCCGAAGTGGGAGGGATCCGGTCGAGACTTTCAAGAGTCGAGATTGCAAGATTCAAGAATGGGGAGTCAAGAATGGAGAGTCAAGAATGGGGAGTCGATAACGGAGGCCATGAGTCAGTACGGCTCCTTCACTACTCTACTACAGGATTTGGTATGTTAAGGACCGTACTAGTACGAGCACGTCTGCACCTGTACATatcggtacttgtacctacTTCTGACCTTCCTAAAACTGCGAACAGGTACTTGGATACCCGAAACAGGACTAACCAGGTTCTTTATTCCTGTCAAATCTCAGTATCGTGGGTTCAATAGCGCCATAACCGAGTCCCTCCTTCTCCGCGGATGACGCCAATACAACTTTTGTCGGTTGGACTTCTACAGCAGTGGCAGTGATGTGGCGAGACAATGTGGTGATACAATCAAGTGGACTACAGGGTCTTATACAATACTGCCTGAAGCCCCAGAGACAGGTATGGTTGTCAAGTTACTCTGCACTTTCGGCAGTTTCTTCTGATTTCTctggtgtttttttatcAGATTGCTTGAGTGCGAATTAATTTGAATTATTCCAACaaaagaaaaggaaaagaaaaaaggaaaagaaaaaagggaaaagaaaaaaaggaaaagaaaaaaaggaaaaggaggaaaatgaaaagaaggaaaatGAAAGGAAGAAAGGGAAAAgataaaaaaagaaaaaacaagTCCAAACATACATGCAAGggttcttgagaatctcaCTATGCTGTACGTGTGAATTAACGGAATTAATTTGAATTATTCTGAATTAATCTTAATTAAATCGTAAACAAGCAAGAGGAAAAGtaagaaaagaaaaaaaagaaaaagaagaaaaagaagaaaaaagaaaaagaaaagggaaaaaagaaaagggaaaaaagaaaaaaagaaaaaaaaaagttcaATCTCAATATACACTAATGTGAATCAACGGAATTGATTTTGATCTGAAATTTTCCTGGATTTCCTGATCTGAAAAAAGAATTGAATACCCAGTTACACACTCCAGGATTCTCAGGATTCTAACAACAGAAAAGCcgtacaagcacaagtaccaAGCTCGTAGCACTCAAGAGCTTCCACAACTCCAAGTAAAACTTTTGACAATTCCAAAACAGCGCTGAGAATGTACAACTGAGCGTCTCATGGCGGTGAACTACTTGCAAGACTGTCAAAGACGTGGTTCGATACAGCTGAAACACGACTATTAGAGAATAGGTGTGAATTCTTTACGTTCTGCTAGAGATTTGGCATGTGTTGGGGTATTAACTGAACAGTACGAACGCTGTATGATTACTACAGCTTGGACACACCCAACTAAAATGCCAACTATACTGAGATGTGTTAATTGAACACACCCACTAAACTCATCTCCACAAACCCCACTGAGGGGGTTCCAAATGACGCCGAAATGGCGAATTGTCCATCCAGCGGTGTAAAAAAACACCTTTACATACATTTAGCAGTCCATTTTCGACCCCAAATCCCCCTCATTCTCCACACAAGATAACAGCTATCTCTCATCACGCCTGCAGCCATATTCTACCCACCATGCACGTTAATCCCACCTCTTTAACTCCACAACCCATGATAGCGATACTAAAAGGAAGTTCACGGGTGCCACGGGTCCGACAGTTGGCCGCGGTGACGCAAAAACGCCGATATTCCGACTTCTCCATCCACGACATCCCCGCCAAGCTACTCAACGAGCGAATTGTGCACGTGGCCGGCCCCATAGACGACTCCATGGCCACCTCGGTGGTGGCGCAATTGCTCTATCTGGAACACAAATCGGCACAGAAACCGATCCACATGTATATCAACTCGCCCGGAGGCGCCGTGACGGCCGGGTTCGCCATTCTCGACACTATGAACTACATCCGAAGCCCCGTCCACACCGTCTGTCTCGGCCAGGCCGCCAGTATGGCATCATTACTACTCACCTGTGGCGCGCCCGGCAACCGCATCATGACCCCAAACTCGACAATCATGACACACGAACCACTGGGAGGCATTGTTGGCAGCAGtaagctggtggagctgcaCACATTCCACTTGCAACGGATCCGAACCCGAATCATCCAACTGTACTACGATAGCATGAAACTGGGCCTGGAGGGAAGACTGAAGGAGGAAGGAGCAGAGGAGACTCATGAGGTGGCAGAACCGACCCCGTTGAtgtcgttgttgtcgtcGGACCGATCCTGGATCGATACCATCAACCAAAAGACCCTGACCCACTCGCTAGTAGACACTCTCATTGGTCTTGATCAGTTCTTCAACGCCGACGAGGCTTTGAAGCTGGGACTGGTCGATCGGATTCTCAAGACCAAAGGCGAATAGATGCATGATACGACCCGGCAAACGACAACCAACCCCGCATGGACATAAATGGAACTGAAACATAGACATGCACGCCAGGAATGAATAACGAATACACATGACCACACCAGCAGTGCCCAAGACGTGCTGTACTCAATCTTCATGAAAGCAACGTCAATGACTTGCCAACGAAAACACAGGAGCAACCGAATCAAATGAGAACACTTGGTATTCAAGGACAAGAGTCATAACCCCACACCGACACGCTCAACCCGAGATATGCTGTCTTGATTAACCCATCTCGTATTCGTATCACCCTCTGTAAAGCTCATATCAATAGTATACTCACTACTAGATTCTACTCATTTAGTCCACCTAGGTGAACTATACTGTCTCCAAACATAACTATACCCTCCAGCACCCGAGAAGCCATACAGTATCCTCCGCTCCAATGTTCACTCATGTTATTATGCTATATGCTCTCAATACAAATACACCACTTCAAAAGTGTCTGTGACGCTCACTCTACCTAACTAGTAGTAGTAGTCACCATTATAGTCCCTCTTGTCCTGTCGGCCACCGTTCACGGGAGGCTGCGACGACCCTCCGCTGCCGCCACTGCTCCGCACGCCCAACGGATTCTTGGAAAACGACAGCCGAATGCCGCCCTTGACACTGTACTTGAGACCCTTTCCGTACAACTCGTTAAGCGCCTTGGATGCATACATGACGTTTTCAAACTCCACAAAACACATGGGCCCGTTCATCTTGGTGCGGAAACACAGCCGCTTGTAGCCCTTTTGCTTGGAAAAGAGCTGcatcagctcctcctcggtcgTGTTCATCGGCAAATTGCCCACGTACAGAGTGTTGCAAGGGGGGTTCTGGTCGGCAGGATTGGCAGGGGGAAGCACACGGCCGCCGTTCTGCAGCACCTggatggtggtggacgcGTTGGTCGGTGAGTAGGGTACCACGATGCGGGAGGCGGCGCCCGGACCAGCCGACGTGTCGATGGGCGGCAGGTCGTCCACCGAGTTGGTGGGCACGGGcaccaccgacgacagcgaGATGGTGGACTCGCTGGGAGACGACTCGCCCGAAGAAACAGCCGAGTCATCGTAGTTGGCCGGCGCGGTGGGGGGATTGGCAGCGGACGGCCCTTTCCCGCCGTTCTGGAACTGCCGCAGCGTCGATGTACGCCGCTTATCGCTCCACTGCGATGCAGGGCCCGTAGGCGCGTTAGCCGGCGCTCCAGACGAGTCGCCACGGGAGGCGTCTCGCTTGGAATCGTcgtcctgctgctgttgctgttgctgctgctgctgctgctgcgacaCGGGCGACTTGGGCTTAGAGATGGGCGAGTGGGCCGTGGAAGGCGCTGACGACGACGGAGTCGACTGCGAGGGGACCGAATGCGattgttggggttgttgggGTGGCTGgggctgctgttgttgctgggcctgttgctgctgctggccaccCTGCtgagactgctgctgctgcgacTGTCCAGGCTGGGGATCTCGTGCAAACCAGCTGACGGGGCCCTTGACCATGTCGTTgtactcgtcgtcatccCTGGAGCTCTCGAGCAGCACAGCCTTGCCGGAGGACAAGGCGCCGAGCATGGGTCTGGGGAGACCGAGCTCAGGCACCGAGCCTGAGGCGGGGAACACGGACCGCGGAGACGTGGGCGAAAAGACTTCCTGCGGGTATCCAAAGTCTTGAGACGAGTGGTGGGAGGGCGTGGAGTGGTTGACGGACATGTTCTGCATGGGCATTTCCAGCGACGACGGTCCGCCTCCAGCGCCTCCGTTGGGGGTGGGGTACTGCTGGGCGAACGAGAAGCGGCTCTTGGACGACACGGAGTTGTGTCGGGGGTTGGGGGCGCCGGCTCCGCTGCTGTTGGGGGTGCCACTGGACGAGTGTCGCGAAGAACGCACCTCGCATTTGAGCGGATAGGTGTCGTCACCAAAGAGGTCGGTACGGCCGTCGAGGGTCACCTGGCAGTTGATGGCGGCCGTGTAGGTGCGGAAGTATGCGGTGCCGATGGGGGAGTCGTCGCCAAACGGCAGTTTGTGGAGCTCGCAATGCAGAAAGTCGGGTGCAAAAGCGAACAGCAGCCGCAGTTCACGCGGGGTCACGTCGCGTGGCAGTTGGGTCAGGTTCACCTTTCCAGGGGGCGCGGGTCCCGcgtgttgctgctgttgatgctgctggtggcCCTGGTGTTGCGGCGGGACgtgttgttgctgctgtacCTGATGCGGGCCCTGGGggtgctgctggctgcTGTGTTGCGGGCCGGCGTGGTGctgatgttgatgttgatgctgatgctgatgctgttgGCCCTCGTAGAAGAAGGGGCTATGCTGAGGCTGGCCCTCAAATGCAAATGACATGGTGCGTGGCGTGGATGATGGGGGCGCGACTTTGGATGATGTGTGTCTCTTGTGCTGTTGGTGTTTCCGTTTCGGGTTTCAAACGTTGCGGTAGCGTTTTTGTCgcggttttttttttctcggCTTCTTCGGACTCGGCGGTTCCTCAAGGTCACGTCTCTGGCTCTCGGCGGCTCGCTCGACGCGTTCGAGGGGTGTGCGGTCTTGTTTACAAAGACGCTGGGGTGTGGTGCAagtgtgtggtgatgaaAAGTGGGAATAGCTGGGTTATGGTTTCAGTGGCGGACTCACACTAAGAGATGggtagagagagagagagagagagagagagggagggACGAACGACGGTGGACGGAACGACGGGGAGTTAAGACCCGGGCTAATTTGGTAGCGGTGACTCTAGCCTGGTGATGACGCAAAAAAATGGCGGCAAAATGAGCAATGTATCGGCCACCTTTTGTGCCAAACATGTTCAACACGGTCGTCTCCAACTATCTCTCCACCAAGTCCTTCAGTAACCTTGAGACCAGCCACGCGAAATTGGGGGGCCTCCCGGTCAGCTACACAGTAATGTAATTAGTTGTGTGGGGTTAGGGTGTGTGgggacacaaacacaagtcgcaaatatatatagaccGGGGAGCGACCGCCCATTTCCACcttattttttttcccgctCTTTTCCTCCGTTGCTGGCACCGCCTGTCGTCTCACGTGCACAAGCTGGGGTTGGGCGGGGGGAAGGTGTTCAAGGGTGCGGTGCTTAACCACGTCGTTGTGATTGTAGTTTGGGCTCCCCCTACTACACCTCCCACACACACGTTTTATTATGGCCTGTCCCGTTTAGGAAACCATACTATGGCTCTGGAATGTACACAAGGTTTCCTCCACAGAAATGTGCAGTTGGACCCAACCAAACGAGCCCGTTCGAGCCCGTCCTAAGACgcgcaaaaaaacacacacacaagaaAAATCAACGCATTTCCGCCCCCGTGCGTCTTCTCGTctcccccaccaccccATTCGTGACGTGTTGTCTaacaacacaacaacaaaaaataaaaaacaacatcagcatttttattttttttgccacctTATCCACGTGCGAACCTTATTGGGAAAAATTTTCACACGCCGCCTGCCTCCCGCAGTCCCTCACAAATACTGACTGCAGGGTAACGGTGCCTTCCCCATTTAAGTTTCATTTCGCCCCCGACTCAAACTCCCAACTTACCCGGTCGTGATACCCACAGAGGACTGGCAGTCCGACTAATTAGTGGCAACGGCGGCGataaaaaaacgacaacgacaagcCACAAACCGCCTACAGAAGCCCCGATATAGACGGCCGTAACGTGATGCACTCCGACGCGCCCACGCCCGTGGCCAACGAGCTGTCTGAGGTGTCGCATCTGGCAGAGGGCGACAACGCGAGCTTTTCGGCGGGCAACTTCACCGTTCTACAGCTCCCATCGGACCCCTCCCATTGCATTGATTATGCTATTCCAGCAGGCACCCTGGTGATAGTGGATCCCAACAACCCCGACAACAACCGCACGGTTAAGTTGCAAGCGCCGGCGGTTTTCCGGCCCCAGTGTGCTCTGGGAGGAACTCGAGCTCCGGCCCCAAGACCAGAGGAGTCGTTTCCAGACTGGAGCGAATACCAAAAGTACCATCATAACGACCGACGAGACCCATTCTACGGCTCGGTCACGCCCATCGCTTATACCATTGCGGCGTCCACAGTCACAGCTTGGATGCTGCTGATCattctgtttctgtcgaGAAAACCGTCTCCTCTGTTTCAGAAGATTGCGGTGCTGATTACGGCGGTTTCGCTGACCGTTTTTCTGGCGCAGGCCACAGATACCCTGGAATCGCAATACAATGAAGGATACCAGAATGCATACGAACTACGACACAAAATCATGGGAGGATGGGCATTTCGAATTCTGCAGGTGATCACATGTGTCATCACCTGGCTGGCCCGTTTGCAAGTCGTGATTCGGCTGTTTGACGTGCCCAAAATCAACACTCGATTGGCAGTTGTGGGGTCCACGTTGATTTTCACCAATGCCACCATCTGGGCGTGTCTGAACTTCATTCCCCCGTGGTCGCAGTACGTTCGAAATGCCAAGTCGGTGCTTCCAGTGTTTGGAGCTCTGTGttcgcttcttctcgaggtGTTTTATCTCGTGGTGGTTGTCATCTACTCCATTTCCAAACGCAAATACGCATACTCTCGCACGTCTATAGTTATGGCCGCCATCTCGTGGTTGGCCATGATCCTGCCCATGGTCTTTATCGTGTTTGATATTGCTCATTACTGGATTGCAGGCTGGTCAGACTTCATTCGGTGGACGGCTGACGCTGCTGCCTCGGTAGTAGTGTGGGAATGGACCAATGTGATTGTGTACCAGGAGCGAAGAGAGCAACGACAATCAGTCCTGGGCCGTCAGGTGTATAGagacgagattctggacTTTAAGGGCGACaacggaggaggaacagttggaggagggcgAACAAAGTATCCTTCTCGCAtggaggaagacgacgtTCCTTTCAGATCGTCTCCCAACGACCACCACTTTACTTCCAACATTCCTACTTCTGCTGGCGAGGGACAGTCGTTCCAGTTCTTCAAACGGGCCAGATTGCCCATGTACTCTCGCAAGATTTGGAAAATTGCTCGAGGAGAGTCTGCAGCTAGTAACAACACCCATTACGAGCACGCCATCattgaggaagaggaggaggagtccatTGAACGAAACAGACGGACTCCCACTGTTCAGGAgaatggagaggaggacgacgaggagactTATGACGAAGAGAATGACCAGTACAGCCAGGACAACCATTCGTCTGTGCATTCCTTTGAGTCCAGTCGACCTTCCCAGCACCCAGTTCCTTCCTCCGGAGGCACTCGGGCTGTGGGACACACGCATTTTCCTCTTCCCGGCCAGTCCGAGGGAGCAAACACTacttctcctgctgctgctgctgctgctgcagaaccTGAACCTGAACCCGTGGCTGGTCCTTCAGGGGGAGCTGCTGCCCATGGAGACTCGGATGACGACTCGGACAACTCGGACGACTCTTCTCTGGCGTCCTTCACCGTGATTCAGCAGACTGGCTTCTCAGTCGACAATCAGGGAGTACCCGAGTACGACGCAGACTCTGCTCCTCCCACTTTTGAACCCATTCCTGGCTTCCATCGCCAGGATTACTCGGATGCAAAGGGATAGGAGACCTATTTATATATTAACGATAATGATTTATGACATTGGACTTTACGATAGGCGAGGCGATGAGGGTGCTTGCGTGTATCGCCGAGATAATGTGAAGTTACTTGTCACTTAAGCCATGCTCATTGTAGCGAGATACAGTAGGATGTTTGTGAGCTTCATTTACCATCCTCTTCAAATTCTCATGACTCAACTCTTTGAATCATGTAGATCGAAGGCAGTCAGTTCAATGTTACATTGTCTATAACTTGCTGAATGATCCAGTTGAAGACTCCAATCAAGTCTCATACGAAACTAGAGTGGTTTTATCACACCGAGTTGTCTTTATTCCGCCGTTGAAACGATATCTATAAATTCACAGCTCGTAAACCAATCCACTATGGATAAATCACAACTGGGCACATCTTCAACGTCGACAACGACAAAGATAATGAATGGTATTGGATTGGAAGCATGAACATATAGCCGTACTCCAGAAATAACCGCCCCAAACTGCTTCCATCTccccatctccacatcTAACCCCAGGgttttccaaaaaaaaatttgGTTTTACCATTTTTTAttcaatcacgtgacttgtATCACTTTACTTGTGTCTCCAACGCCGTTGACAAATTAACCTTCGTCCCCTATAGCTCAGTTGGTAGAGCGTTCGGCTTTTAGTAACCCTAAAGGCATGGTAACCGAAATGTCCAGGGTTCGAGCCCCTGTGGGGGAGTTAACATTGTTAATTTcctttttgtttttttttggtgtttttcttttgtttttgtttctcCTCGCCTTGGATAAAAATTGTGCACTGGTTTTAGCCCCCTTTcataagtacagtaccggtacatTGTGCTGGAAGTTGTAGCCATGTCAGATAAAAATGTTGTTTAAATTGCTCACCAAAAAAGTGGAGTCATATTCTGAGATGTTTTGGGCAGTTTTTCGCACGGAAAAAGTTGAAAATCAGATCTACAAACACTTTaaaatatatttattgATTCAATTTTGTTGTTTATCACCACTAACACCACGTTTGGTACGTCTTTTGTCCCAGATATTAAACTCCGTTATCAGTGGGGCTTGCATTTATCATGCATAATCGTTTGAATTAGTTTCACATTGAGAATAGTGTCTCTAACTCGGTCAATATCGATGGGGTTGACTAGGTGAAAGTTGTAAATACATTATAAGACTCACCGTGAACTCTAGTAAAAAAATTGTCTTTCTACGACCTCTATTGATCCAGAAAAATGAACATCTCGTGAATCCCCCATTTGCCTGTCCTGATCTTAGAGAAACTCGAAAACTACAATTTTCACAGGGTCAATTGAAGAGCTGGTATATTGCAATGTCATTTAGAGCCTTTATATCAACTTTCGGTGTCAATTTGGGCCCATTTGTCACATTCTCGTGTGTAAATATCGGCTGTCATTTTTTGGCTCGATAGAGTTTTGGTCTAAACCAAACTGCGGTTATTGGAATGAGAGTGGAAAACGTCCAGGTGGGTTGTGAGAGGTGACATGAGCTTGAATCAACCACCAGCGAGTTTCTACCATTGGTTTTTGCCGCTTTCATGGTCTCCTTTTCTCCAAACATCCACCACATTCTAGAAGATTCCAAGGCCTTCTACAACGTTCCACCCGATTCCATAGTGCCGAAACATCACCGGGAATGGGTCCTGAACCGCAAATTTTTCCCGTTTCGCCACCATTCTTCCCATTGACCCGGTTAAAATCGGTTTCTTTGCCACCGGGCGTGAAATCGCCCATCTAGCGCTCATTCTGAATGGTCCAAAACCACCCTTCCCGCTCTAGGAAGAGGCATACCACTGTCGATTCGTACTGCGACCACTCCGCCCAGAAATACTGTACGAATGCTACACTGCTGCCGCCTCTGCTCACACCACCGCCCACATGCACATTTCCCCGCTCATTGGCCCGCGAAAGGGTTGCTACGAGGGCCAGACTGAGGCAGTCTCAGCCTCGCGATTAGGTTAAGGCGTAGGCATATGTGATGCCTTTAGATGTGCGGAAGATGTCGTATCTACTGACGCTAGCAGGGGCAGTACACGTCAACAAACCACATaatcgtcttctccatcctcGGTTTAGTTGATTTCCCGTCTCTCCCGCCTTTGCCACCGCCACAGGTCCCAATAATCGCCATGGACGATTCCAGAACCGCCTTCAACTTTCAGCTCGGTTAACTTTGACGGTCCCATCGccaaatatatatatcagCAGCGGTAGCGGAGCAGACACACATAAAACGCACACGCTAACTACTACTTCAACATTATGTTTCGAGTGAACGCAAAGAACGTGCAGCGATTGAGGGCGCGACCTCTCGCTCACGCCAGCACAAGGACCCAGGTCCAGACCAGAGCTTTGAGTACTGCTGTTCGACCTACGACCTCCGCTACTACCAGCTGCTCTACATGGGGCACCATCAGAACCCCGACGATGATTCGGGCTCCAGGAAGCCTCGGATCGCCGAGATTCATCACTATGACCCAGAACCCCGGTGGCGAAAAGTCGTACCTGGAGTCGTACGGAGTGGATCTGTGCgaaaaggccaaggagggcaAGCTAGATCCGGTGATTGGTCGAgacgaggagatcaagCGAACGATCCAGATTCTGTCTCGACGAACGAAAAACAACCCCGCGCTGATTGGTCTGGCCGGAACCGGTAAGACCGCCATCATGGAGGGTCTGGCCCAGCGAATCGTCAACGGCGAGGTGCCCGAGTCCATGAAGGGCAAGCGGGTGATAGCTCTGGACGTGGGGGGACTCATTTC from Yarrowia lipolytica chromosome 1F, complete sequence carries:
- a CDS encoding uncharacterized protein (Compare to YALI0F12353g, similar to uniprot|O88696 Mus musculus putative ATP- dependent Clp protease proteolytic subunit mitochondrial precursor); translation: MHVNPTSLTPQPMIAILKGSSRVPRVRQLAAVTQKRRYSDFSIHDIPAKLLNERIVHVAGPIDDSMATSVVAQLLYLEHKSAQKPIHMYINSPGGAVTAGFAILDTMNYIRSPVHTVCLGQAASMASLLLTCGAPGNRIMTPNSTIMTHEPLGGIVGSSKLVELHTFHLQRIRTRIIQLYYDSMKLGLEGRLKEEGAEETHEVAEPTPLMSLLSSDRSWIDTINQKTLTHSLVDTLIGLDQFFNADEALKLGLVDRILKTKGE
- a CDS encoding uncharacterized protein (Compare to YALI0F12375g, some similarities with uniprot|P34761 Saccharomyces cerevisiae YNL197c, similar to Saccharomyces cerevisiae WHI4 (YDL224C) and WHI3 (YNL197C); ancestral locus Anc_2.52); translation: MSFAFEGQPQHSPFFYEGQQHQHQHQHQHQHHAGPQHSSQQHPQGPHQVQQQQHVPPQHQGHQQHQQQQHAGPAPPGKVNLTQLPRDVTPRELRLLFAFAPDFLHCELHKLPFGDDSPIGTAYFRTYTAAINCQVTLDGRTDLFGDDTYPLKCEVRSSRHSSSGTPNSSGAGAPNPRHNSVSSKSRFSFAQQYPTPNGGAGGGPSSLEMPMQNMSVNHSTPSHHSSQDFGYPQEVFSPTSPRSVFPASGSVPELGLPRPMLGALSSGKAVLLESSRDDDEYNDMVKGPVSWFARDPQPGQSQQQQSQQGGQQQQQAQQQQQPQPPQQPQQSHSVPSQSTPSSSAPSTAHSPISKPKSPVSQQQQQQQQQQQQDDDSKRDASRGDSSGAPANAPTGPASQWSDKRRTSTLRQFQNGGKGPSAANPPTAPANYDDSAVSSGESSPSESTISLSSVVPVPTNSVDDLPPIDTSAGPGAASRIVVPYSPTNASTTIQVLQNGGRVLPPANPADQNPPCNTLYVGNLPMNTTEEELMQLFSKQKGYKRLCFRTKMNGPMCFVEFENVMYASKALNELYGKGLKYSVKGGIRLSFSKNPLGVRSSGGSGGSSQPPVNGGRQDKRDYNGDYYY
- a CDS encoding uncharacterized protein (Compare to YALI0F12397g, uniprot|Q9UVF6 Yarrowia lipolytica Pal2 protein involved in pH sensing mating and meiosis) — encoded protein: MHSDAPTPVANELSEVSHLAEGDNASFSAGNFTVLQLPSDPSHCIDYAIPAGTLVIVDPNNPDNNRTVKLQAPAVFRPQCALGGTRAPAPRPEESFPDWSEYQKYHHNDRRDPFYGSVTPIAYTIAASTVTAWMLLIILFLSRKPSPLFQKIAVLITAVSLTVFLAQATDTLESQYNEGYQNAYELRHKIMGGWAFRILQVITCVITWLARLQVVIRLFDVPKINTRLAVVGSTLIFTNATIWACLNFIPPWSQYVRNAKSVLPVFGALCSLLLEVFYLVVVVIYSISKRKYAYSRTSIVMAAISWLAMILPMVFIVFDIAHYWIAGWSDFIRWTADAAASVVVWEWTNVIVYQERREQRQSVLGRQVYRDEILDFKGDNGGGTVGGGRTKYPSRMEEDDVPFRSSPNDHHFTSNIPTSAGEGQSFQFFKRARLPMYSRKIWKIARGESAASNNTHYEHAIIEEEEEESIERNRRTPTVQENGEEDDEETYDEENDQYSQDNHSSVHSFESSRPSQHPVPSSGGTRAVGHTHFPLPGQSEGANTTSPAAAAAAAEPEPEPVAGPSGGAAAHGDSDDDSDNSDDSSLASFTVIQQTGFSVDNQGVPEYDADSAPPTFEPIPGFHRQDYSDAKG